The proteins below are encoded in one region of Winogradskyella helgolandensis:
- a CDS encoding SPRY domain-containing protein: MRTLKIVFFMTIVIIVMPCFSQNLDRMTISEKIIYETEHLRDTEAKLIASKEALLKVLMDSEEVNSGLIKNQREAIKALELKILMLKASLFELDEGVKNTKPEDLEFANNDILSHYSKNNKDGKSAYIQFKDIRNPIAFTKFIIRNPRFNGKNIITKHANASSTNFIKPGSIINILFDDSIYKKITKNKDVKLKVSAYLKRFDGTVVPITVSGFFEVEVKTDKEEFEQNLVSKGLNENPSLAYNYTITAISRGPIQAEVNTSMANPQPKDKLIITVTNESDGNVSLTTTFEYEDYGWESTASGGFAWVNGVNSGNSNFKPAGSSGMSFHYKLNSGARFWRNLFNPSFGPELLVLQDGNENTNVGLGLSVSTFLRSVKVGYGWYLVGESGRPYVSIGVNFVEGYKSISSILARSKD, translated from the coding sequence ATGAGAACTCTAAAAATTGTATTCTTCATGACAATCGTGATAATTGTTATGCCATGCTTTTCGCAAAATCTAGATAGAATGACGATAAGTGAAAAAATTATTTACGAAACAGAACACTTAAGAGATACAGAAGCGAAACTAATTGCTTCAAAGGAAGCTTTGTTAAAAGTATTAATGGATTCAGAAGAAGTTAATTCGGGATTAATTAAAAACCAAAGAGAAGCTATTAAAGCTTTAGAGTTAAAAATATTAATGCTAAAAGCATCCCTTTTTGAGCTGGATGAAGGCGTGAAAAATACAAAGCCAGAAGACTTGGAGTTTGCTAATAACGATATATTGTCGCATTACTCTAAAAACAACAAAGATGGTAAATCGGCATATATCCAATTTAAAGATATTCGAAACCCTATAGCTTTTACTAAGTTTATTATAAGAAACCCAAGATTTAATGGTAAAAATATAATAACAAAACATGCAAACGCTTCTTCTACTAATTTTATTAAACCAGGCTCTATTATTAATATTTTGTTTGATGACAGTATTTATAAGAAAATAACAAAAAATAAGGATGTTAAGTTAAAAGTAAGCGCTTATTTAAAACGTTTTGACGGTACAGTTGTACCCATAACCGTAAGTGGTTTTTTTGAAGTTGAAGTAAAAACTGATAAAGAGGAGTTTGAACAAAATCTAGTTTCTAAAGGCCTTAATGAAAATCCAAGTTTAGCCTATAACTATACCATTACAGCTATTAGCCGTGGACCAATACAAGCTGAAGTAAATACAAGTATGGCTAATCCACAACCTAAAGATAAATTGATAATAACAGTTACAAATGAATCTGATGGTAATGTTTCATTAACAACTACATTTGAATACGAAGACTATGGATGGGAATCTACTGCTAGCGGGGGATTTGCTTGGGTAAATGGAGTTAATTCTGGTAATTCTAATTTTAAGCCAGCAGGAAGCTCAGGTATGAGTTTTCATTATAAGCTAAATAGTGGAGCAAGATTTTGGAGAAATCTTTTTAATCCTAGTTTTGGTCCAGAACTCTTAGTGCTTCAAGATGGTAATGAGAACACCAATGTTGGCTTAGGATTATCTGTATCTACTTTCTTACGCTCAGTTAAAGTTGGTTATGGTTGGTATTTAGTAGGGGAGAGTGGTAGGCCTTATGTTTCTATTGGGGTCAATTTTGTAGAGGGATATAAATCCATATCCTCTATTCTAGCTAGGTCAAAAGATTAG
- a CDS encoding endonuclease/exonuclease/phosphatase family protein, producing the protein MPIKISTWNIKKAKDLIKDQPTQNSLSRRQRVQTTIQDIDADILALVEGPKGEAAIIDFCAIVLNNQWIPVLLKGANDQVGDRDRDYGNHMGGTQWIWFLVKPAIAAQCRLQAPTVWQAFIAADRWQVNYWGKIVPDDHKHYRHPQVLIYQLDNGQEIECIGVHLKSKINLTSIKRDTHGNLEGDYLETALKARVKLATEARNIRHYINAKFNQLEAPGMVLLGDCNDGPGQDFFESQYLFFDLIQNLQGDVLSAERYFNHALFDYSADLRWTSRFRDPILNIPASQNPLLIDHILMSQPLCNGSFPLKVNAKAGRVEHEIFERANAGSNASTLTSDHRPVSLTLTETTVV; encoded by the coding sequence ATGCCAATAAAAATTTCCACTTGGAATATTAAAAAAGCCAAAGATTTAATTAAAGACCAACCCACACAAAATAGTCTCAGCCGCAGACAGCGTGTACAAACCACCATACAAGATATCGATGCAGATATCCTCGCCTTGGTAGAAGGACCAAAAGGAGAAGCAGCCATTATCGATTTTTGCGCTATCGTTCTCAATAACCAATGGATTCCTGTATTATTAAAAGGAGCTAACGACCAAGTAGGTGACAGAGATCGCGATTACGGCAACCATATGGGAGGCACGCAATGGATCTGGTTTTTGGTAAAACCTGCTATTGCGGCGCAATGTCGTTTACAAGCACCCACGGTTTGGCAGGCCTTTATCGCAGCCGACCGATGGCAGGTGAATTATTGGGGCAAGATTGTGCCAGACGACCATAAACATTACCGCCATCCACAAGTACTCATTTACCAATTAGATAATGGACAAGAAATAGAGTGCATAGGCGTACATTTGAAATCTAAAATTAATTTAACCAGTATTAAGCGAGATACGCACGGCAATTTAGAAGGCGATTACTTAGAAACCGCACTAAAAGCCAGAGTGAAGTTAGCCACAGAAGCCCGAAACATTCGCCATTATATCAATGCTAAATTCAACCAATTAGAAGCACCAGGTATGGTACTATTGGGAGATTGTAACGATGGTCCTGGGCAAGATTTTTTTGAAAGCCAGTACCTCTTTTTCGATCTCATCCAAAACCTACAAGGAGATGTGCTCTCAGCTGAAAGGTATTTTAACCATGCCCTTTTTGATTATAGCGCGGATTTAAGATGGACCTCTCGCTTTAGAGATCCCATTCTCAACATACCAGCCAGCCAAAACCCATTACTTATAGATCATATATTAATGAGTCAACCGCTCTGTAATGGCAGTTTTCCGCTAAAGGTGAATGCCAAAGCCGGACGTGTAGAGCATGAGATTTTTGAGCGCGCCAACGCAGGTTCTAATGCTAGTACCCTAACTAGCGATCATCGGCCTGTGTCATTAACGCTGACTGAAACTACCGTAGTGTAA
- a CDS encoding DNA-binding response regulator, translated as MFKNVLINEDHDAILANITKILKDLNVDTVEGSQYCDEAYLKLKKATLDNTPFDLLITDLSFKKDHRATTIASGEMLIAHLRTEFPDLPIIVYSMKDQLQKIRALFNTYTINAYVCKDRKGAVELAEAIKAVSHSKIYVSPQVKKALSPKTQLEIDDYDIRLLKMLSEGQSQDEISSSLKSNGIHPSSLSTIEKRLNKLREQFKAHNAIHLVAITKDLGVI; from the coding sequence ATGTTTAAGAATGTTTTAATTAATGAAGATCATGATGCCATCCTCGCTAATATCACTAAGATATTAAAGGATTTGAATGTGGATACCGTTGAGGGGTCTCAATATTGTGATGAAGCCTATTTAAAATTAAAGAAAGCGACATTAGATAACACTCCTTTCGATTTACTCATTACCGACCTCTCGTTTAAAAAAGATCACAGAGCAACCACCATAGCTTCTGGTGAAATGCTTATAGCGCACTTACGTACTGAGTTTCCAGATTTGCCTATCATAGTGTATTCTATGAAAGACCAATTGCAAAAGATTCGGGCCTTGTTTAACACCTATACCATTAATGCTTATGTGTGTAAAGATCGAAAAGGGGCTGTAGAGCTAGCAGAGGCCATAAAAGCCGTTAGTCATTCTAAAATCTACGTATCGCCACAAGTGAAGAAAGCCTTAAGTCCAAAAACACAATTAGAGATAGACGATTACGACATTAGGTTACTCAAAATGTTATCGGAAGGCCAGTCTCAAGATGAGATTAGTAGCAGTCTCAAATCTAACGGTATTCATCCCAGTAGTTTAAGTACTATAGAGAAACGTCTCAACAAACTTCGGGAACAATTTAAAGCCCATAATGCCATTCATTTGGTGGCTATAACTAAAGATTTGGGAGTGATATAA
- a CDS encoding tetratricopeptide repeat-containing sensor histidine kinase — translation MLLTSVQNAFAQQTKDSLHYYMGLALKPQNATDLYASETYFKSAYDKALKTHDTTYAIRNLYYIASIDYKRGDYVESEATAVKALRFMDTMMPSPHITATRKSFYNLLGLMYAAQKHKQKAIELYQSAFKMAASASDSAKIYNNLALVYQKFDDFGNAQKEIRKAYQLLPRLTDTITQALVIDNYGVIESKLSHAHGIELMTNALALREAVKDTSTIYTSYSHLAEHYYRIQDESESQTYALKALELAETINSPSYKNKALGVLTQLSADPYARAYKHLNDSLYTSEKESLNQYALLKYDYSEYKRKALESQLEQEKQEFRTHFAILIASFIAVLGVFLYIIFRAKHKKEKTQEVFATESRISKQIHDEIASDVFQMMTKVDHKTVTHKALVNALDNLYQKTRDISKRHSVLDTDDPFIASLEELLESFNDNHTNVIIKGLSDITWDTLPQLKQLTLYRVLQELLINMKKHSSASIVVIMFSKESKKIKISYSDNGVGSILKKGTGLQNTENRIEAINGTITFVTSPEKGFKANITM, via the coding sequence GTGCTATTAACAAGTGTTCAAAATGCATTTGCACAGCAGACCAAAGATAGTCTGCACTATTATATGGGCTTAGCCTTAAAGCCTCAAAATGCTACGGATTTGTATGCGTCTGAGACGTATTTCAAAAGCGCATATGATAAAGCATTAAAGACACATGATACCACATATGCTATTCGTAATTTATATTATATAGCGAGTATAGACTATAAAAGAGGGGATTATGTAGAGAGTGAGGCCACTGCGGTTAAAGCCCTGCGTTTTATGGATACTATGATGCCTTCGCCTCATATAACGGCAACAAGAAAAAGTTTCTATAATCTCTTAGGACTTATGTATGCCGCACAAAAGCACAAGCAAAAAGCCATAGAATTGTACCAAAGTGCTTTTAAAATGGCAGCGTCTGCTTCCGATAGTGCTAAAATCTATAATAACTTAGCACTGGTGTACCAAAAGTTTGATGATTTTGGGAATGCACAAAAAGAAATCCGTAAAGCCTATCAATTGCTACCAAGACTAACGGATACCATTACACAAGCATTGGTCATTGATAATTATGGTGTTATTGAATCTAAATTAAGTCATGCTCATGGTATAGAATTAATGACCAACGCCTTAGCCTTAAGAGAAGCCGTAAAAGACACCTCTACCATTTACACAAGTTATTCCCATTTAGCAGAACATTATTATAGAATTCAAGATGAAAGTGAATCTCAAACATACGCGTTAAAAGCGCTAGAACTTGCTGAAACCATAAACTCACCATCGTATAAAAACAAGGCTTTAGGGGTATTAACGCAATTAAGTGCCGATCCTTATGCCAGAGCTTATAAACATCTAAACGATAGTCTATATACTTCAGAAAAGGAAAGTTTAAACCAATATGCGTTGCTTAAATATGATTATTCGGAATATAAACGAAAGGCCTTAGAGAGTCAACTGGAACAAGAAAAGCAAGAATTTAGAACCCACTTTGCTATTTTAATAGCATCATTTATCGCCGTATTAGGGGTGTTCTTGTACATTATATTTAGAGCTAAGCACAAGAAGGAAAAAACACAAGAGGTCTTTGCTACCGAATCGCGCATCTCAAAACAAATTCACGATGAAATTGCCAGCGATGTCTTTCAGATGATGACCAAAGTGGATCATAAAACTGTAACACATAAAGCGCTTGTTAATGCCTTAGATAATTTATATCAGAAAACACGCGATATTTCTAAACGCCATAGTGTTTTAGATACCGATGATCCTTTTATAGCGTCTCTAGAAGAATTACTAGAAAGTTTTAATGATAACCATACCAATGTCATTATAAAAGGGCTTTCAGATATCACTTGGGATACCTTGCCACAACTAAAGCAATTAACATTATATCGGGTTTTGCAAGAGCTCTTAATCAACATGAAAAAGCACAGTTCAGCTTCCATAGTCGTCATCATGTTCTCTAAAGAGAGTAAAAAAATTAAGATAAGTTATAGCGATAATGGTGTGGGTAGCATCTTAAAAAAGGGTACTGGACTTCAGAATACGGAAAACCGTATTGAAGCTATTAATGGAACTATTACTTTTGTAACGAGTCCAGAAAAAGGGTTTAAAGCTAATATAACCATGTAG
- a CDS encoding DNA topoisomerase IB, which yields MYYRKKHGKGFTYKDAHGKTVKDASLREWFTALVIPPAWTEVEIEDNPKADLLVTGRDEKGRKQYIYNPDYIAQQNAKKFDRIVDFADQLEHMRRVTGQHLRKRKLDRNKVMATMLRLLESAFFRPGSDNYSKENSTYGLTTLRHKHLTIDGNELIFNYNGKSNKEQEKHIVDKKLANIVQQIDDMPGYEVFKYLDEDNNIVDVKTDDLNAYIREVMGDDFSAKDFRTWAGTMIAAIALDELGSVGKKDQELLDKNIKAAIVKVSEQLGNTPAVAKTSYIDPRIIDEYMQGRTLQYFEKEINQLLKNVENLSKEEVGVLCMLHHRLQKA from the coding sequence ATGTATTACAGAAAGAAACACGGTAAAGGGTTTACCTATAAGGATGCGCATGGCAAAACCGTAAAGGATGCTAGTCTTCGTGAGTGGTTCACAGCGCTTGTTATTCCACCAGCTTGGACTGAGGTTGAAATTGAAGACAACCCAAAAGCCGATTTATTAGTCACAGGAAGAGACGAGAAAGGCCGTAAACAATACATCTATAATCCGGATTATATAGCACAGCAAAACGCTAAGAAATTTGATCGCATTGTTGACTTTGCCGATCAGTTAGAGCATATGCGCCGCGTGACGGGTCAACATTTACGAAAACGAAAATTAGATCGCAATAAAGTGATGGCTACCATGCTCAGGTTATTGGAATCCGCATTTTTTAGACCTGGAAGTGATAACTATTCTAAGGAAAATTCTACTTATGGTTTAACGACCTTACGCCACAAGCATTTAACCATCGATGGGAATGAACTTATTTTTAATTACAACGGAAAGTCTAATAAAGAACAAGAAAAGCATATCGTTGATAAAAAGCTGGCCAACATTGTACAGCAAATTGATGATATGCCAGGCTACGAAGTGTTTAAATATCTTGATGAAGACAACAACATCGTCGATGTAAAGACGGATGATTTAAATGCCTATATCCGTGAGGTCATGGGAGACGACTTTTCTGCTAAAGATTTTAGAACATGGGCTGGCACTATGATTGCCGCCATAGCTTTAGATGAATTGGGTAGTGTGGGTAAAAAAGATCAGGAATTATTAGATAAGAATATTAAAGCTGCCATCGTTAAAGTATCCGAACAGCTAGGCAACACTCCTGCCGTTGCAAAGACCTCTTATATTGATCCACGCATTATTGATGAATATATGCAAGGCCGAACACTTCAGTACTTTGAAAAAGAAATCAATCAACTACTAAAAAATGTAGAGAATCTCTCTAAAGAAGAAGTGGGTGTGTTATGCATGTTGCATCATCGTTTGCAGAAGGCATAA